TATAAATCTTGAGTTAAGCGGCTGCCGAAGGCAGTCCGCTAGAACAAATGGTTGGGCGTCTGCGCTGAGTGCCAACGCTCCATGATGAATATGACCAAAGAATGCGATGCGTTCACCGCGAGACGTGCCTCGGATACAGCTAGTGACGGCGGCCTTACGCCACGCCCATGTGCTGAACCAATATGCGTTCGATACGCGCCAACACCATCCACGATGGAAGCCAGCCCTTGAAGAATTCTCTTCTGGTCATCTCGGAGCGTTGGATCCAGGTTAAGGCCCAAGTGACTCTGAACAGTGCGCCAAAGCGGCGTGACTGTCTGGTTGGTCGGCATATCTAGAGCAAACGTCTCAATGTAGGTCTTGCAAGTCGCCTCAATGATTGAACAGGCCGCGGTGATAGCCGCATGGGGATCACGCTCAAGTTGACCGATTGCTCGCTCGAATTCCGCCTCAACAGAGGCAAAATCGCCAGCCCGGAGGAAGTCAGCTAGTGTTTTAGCGGCAAGACTTGCTCCAGCAAGCCCTACGTATCCGTTTAGCTGATATGTGAGCTGATTCTTCGCGAGACTTTCACGGATTCTTTTCTGGCCGATAGCGATTTCTGGACGCCAGTCGTTGGGTTCTTGATCCATGAATTTTTGTATGACTTGGCCGAGTACTACCAAGGCATCCACTGACG
This region of Pseudomonas asgharzadehiana genomic DNA includes:
- a CDS encoding abortive infection family protein — encoded protein: MANTIPNSVIGAVASVIGAYYFSHSTLNSLFMESGAPGDAPVGNCETKCSLWLKRCNEDPSVDALVVLGQVIQKFMDQEPNDWRPEIAIGQKRIRESLAKNQLTYQLNGYVGLAGASLAAKTLADFLRAGDFASVEAEFERAIGQLERDPHAAITAACSIIEATCKTYIETFALDMPTNQTVTPLWRTVQSHLGLNLDPTLRDDQKRILQGLASIVDGVGAYRTHIGSAHGRGVRPPSLAVSEARLAVNASHSLVIFIMERWHSAQTPNHLF